The Styela clava chromosome 3, kaStyClav1.hap1.2, whole genome shotgun sequence genome includes the window AGACAGATTAAAAGTTATTGGATATTGAAACGTGTCGAAACTCCAAATAAATACGGTTTCTTCTGAAAGTAAACAGATAATCCTAGgtaactaaaaattaaaaaaaactctaTCAGACAACGCATTTCATTATGCAGAATATTCAAACCTGGTCAGCACCTGAACATAATGACGAAAAAACCTGTCTATAATAAACTAACTGTTCCATTCGTTGGAATCTTAAGCTGAACTCACGCTCATAATCTTGAAAGCTAAGATAAGAACACAAACTCGAAATTGATGCATCGGACCACCCGTTAATGCTGTTAAAATCCGATTGGTTACTGCTTTCTATACAAAATAAGATACAATTTCAAAAACTAAACATTTGGCAtgttctttttattattttaatatggtgaccgtacatttcaacccatacatttgcacccgtatatccgcgggttcaatctataagtgagtgctaaaatccatgggttagggttagtatgggttcaaacattcgtaaaaaaaaattccataggtgtaATAGTAAGCAGTTGCAATTattgtgggttcaaatgtaatggaaccttctAATATATATTGATTGTTACTGATTACTTTTTCTAAACGAAAGTTGAAATTTTTCGTACAACGCCAGATTTTGATCTGTTAATGGTTGCCATTCGCGTATCACAAAATGGCATAGGTAATAAGATATTTGGAATACTATTTCAAACAGTTATGTGGATACTATCCTTACTTGAAAAAATGCTCCAATTATTTATCTGAGTGCGGACAATTGCATAGAGTATAGAGCTCAGCTAGGAAGACGGGTTTCGAATCGAATCCCATCGTTGGTTTATCCAATAATTGATGAATAAACATTTTCTGTTTCAGGAGAATCaacatatttaatataaatctaGTTGGTTTTGATTTAGTATTCTTTCGCTCAACACGAGTACAACTTAAGTCGTTGTTAGTTCTACAAACACGccgatttttatgaaaaatacagTTAGAATAGCAATATCTGGACGACTTTATGAAAATGTGTTTACTTTATTACGTGGGGAATATACTTTAACACGTTCGGAAGTTAAAAAGCAGTTCCTGTGGTTGTTTTTCGATATTTATTAAgggaaattttgtatttttccaaatgaGTGATAACATTTTAGCaagatttattaattaaaaagaGGGCCCCTGTATTATTCTACCCGATCTGATTGCCCCGAAGACAGAAATCTCGCAATTTGTCCTTATGCGAATAGTACAACGGAAAAATATCATTGAAAATAAGATCGAATGTTCTGAACGGACTTATTTTACAACGAAACCGTTATATATATGctaaatttcaattcaaaaaatGTATCGTGATTTACAGCAAAACGATAGTTTCGATCTTCTAAATATCTACACCGaataaaatgaactttttccAAGTTCAAACAAACTACTCGAACGGTTCCAttatatttgaacccacgacaattgaacctatggaatttttttacgaatatttgaacccatactaaccctaacccatggattttagcaccatCATATAGACTGAACCCGCGGATGCAACGGGtacaaatgtatgggttcaaatgtacggccACCTACTCGAACATcttaaaacaatttatttctCATTCAACATTTGcccatcaaatttatttttggattttacttaataatataACTCTATCACTTTCCATTTAGCAGTTTATTACTACGGACATGGGTAAACATATAAAGCTTAATGTTGGCATATTGTCTGTCctgattttattttctttgcCGTATATGACTGTATCAATGGGATGTCTATCTTGTGAAGAATCCGACGCACAATGCAACGTGACGCACTGCTACACACAAAAATGTGAACAGACAGATACATGTGAAGGAACATGCCTTCTTACTGTTTCCTTGAAACCTAATCAGCAAGACACAGCGTTCACAATGTGCATGAACGAGGTAAAGTGAACTTAGCTTATTCAATTCGTGGATATCCAATGGGCAGATGGATTTAGTGAGTCAACGAATAATAAGAATAGGTGTATGGGATGCAAGTCCcgattttctaaaaaaaaatatcaactcCTCAGCAAATGTTTTATGAATCATTTTTTCACATCATTTTTCGGTTGAAAACGAATAGGAtatttattttgagaatttatttGTTGCTAAAATTGTTACTTAACAGTTCGGCCCTTaagtttgaaaattaatttggtaATTGCGCCTTATATGAAACGCCTTATTGTATAATCTGACAAGGGTTCTGTATCAATgttaaatatatgtataaatatattcatGTACATTCAGACAAATATTGCATCTGTGTACGGCGAAGAGGATCTGGGGCCTACTTGTATTCAGTCTCGTGAACCAAACTATATTGCTGAAGAGAATTTCAGCACAGTTAGCTGTACGTGTCAGTCTGATAATTGTAATTCCAACATTGTTTTAATGAAGATAGAACCTCCGACTGATGCGAGTAAGTTTGTAAAGTTTCAACAAATCCATAGCACATCTCCACTAAGGCAGTGGCGTTAACACAACCTATTGTCGGGTCTGTCCATGTTCCACGTTTTGTATGACTATATTCAGTTTGACAAACATAATTAATCATGTACCTATGCGATGGTAGTTATTCAATACAGTCGAGAGTACTAAATGCTGTTAAGATCACCGCAGACCTTAATTCTCCCGAATAATATACCTTGTATACCGCCAACGTTTCTGTGCAAAATGCTTAAAATACGTTGACACTAAAGAAATTCTCTGTATCGTTTTTACTATTCTGAAGATTCTTTGTGAGATCTGTGGCAAAATTGTGTGAAACTCAACGATTTTGTATCATTTAAGAATTAAGTTATCGCGTCTTGTCCGTGTCATCCTGATACTCTTTTTGTTGAGCATTCATTTTGTTCAGAAGAAGAAAAAGATGCTGACATCACGGCTACTCTCGCATCCGGTATAGCGGTTGGTGTTGTCCTAGTGGTCGCCATTATCCTGCTATTTCGACTGATTGTCGTTCGACGAAGGAAACTAAGTGACGAAAAGGAGAAGCAGGCAATGGCTGGCGCGGGTCAAAGTCGATTTTCAGCCGATAGTTCAAGCTTATTAGAAAGTGCATGGGATGAAATGGGAAAACATAGCTGCTCAACCTACAAGTAAGTTGTTGGAGCTTAATTTCATTTGACATTGTGTTAATTTAGCTTCACTATTTGCAATCAACATTGTGTTTTGAGCGGTATACTTCAACTTTTTACTACGTGTTACatcttttccaattttcctcttTGTATACCccacaaatgaaaaaagtttaCTTAATATCATATAGTAAAAAGTTGTTTCGTGAAGTCATGCCAGAAGTCTTACTCTGGTTTGTGGTCGTGGACAGACTAACACTGTACTTATGAATTAGTATTAGTGTTGAACGTGAACTGCGCGTATCTTTTTCAAAAGCACAAAACGAGCTGTAGTATATTAGGCCCAGGCCATAGCTTTAAATCCTTTTATACCATTTGTTATTTGTATATCCGGTATCTGACTTGGTATGTATACCCGTATACCCAGTTGAATAGCCCTGGGTCGAAGTATTGGAACCCGCAACACAGTGTACTCAAACTTGCCTTTCCGCAACTGgttcattttataataaatatcagaCTGGaaatgtatatgtatatactgTACTGAGTATTACCATATTGCCAGGTAATTTGTGACTGGCATATTACTATTTCGATGCATTTGGAGAAAACTAGGATTTATGATATTTGAGTTGAATACTATTTTATAAGTTTCAGTCAGATGCTTGCTATATGCTTTCATTCTATTATGATCAAAACAACCATTTCTATTATAGGTATTCAAACAGCGTAAGTTCACACTATAGTCGAGGATCGAAAGGAAATGCTCTCAACCAAAACGATCAACATTTGCCTATTGAAAAGAGCAAAATAATAGGTACGCATAATATTGACTTTAAACAGACTAACTTTTCCTCTCCCGGCctctaaattttttgaaatgtgcTAAGCATAATATTGCAGATTCTTTCTGTAATTGTTCTTAAAAATAGATTTCGAGAGTTAATCCAATTATAGCTAGATTTAAGTGACGCACTTAGTCACTAAGTCTagatttattgatatatattgtacGTATGTACATGAACAATCATTTAGATTTCGTCGCACGAGCCTACAAAAAATCTGAAAGCATTCTGGTTATTCGTTCCCACGTAACATTACGAAATCAAACAAGACCGAAACTTCGCTCTGCTTTACAATCCATTGGCATCTATTGCAGTATTAAACTTTTTGTCTGCCCTTTATAGGTCGAGGAAGATTTGCAGAAGTTTGGAAAGCGAAGTTACAGCAGGATAATCAAACAAGCAAAGTTATTTCTGTCAAAGTATTCAGACTTCCTAACTACGGTGCTTGGAGACAGGAGAAAGAGATTCTTTCGGAAAGGTAAAAATTAACCTCGTTTAATTGGCTTTTATCAGTATTTGAAAACTGTCTTTGCATACTTGTAGGCTGAGGCAAAAACGGCTCCCGCattccatttttgaaaaaaaatagacAAGAATAGATAGCcattgttaaatttttattacataCTTAGGAAGGCATTTGTTTCCCATGTAAACTACTTTTTGAAAACAACATCTTCAAGATCGCGCGATACAGctgcaatatatttttgtatatctaTCCTATAAAGTTTTCCATTATCCTCTGAATCATTTCCCGTGGAATTTCATTTATTGTGTTACAGATAGCATCTTCTAGAATCTAGTACATCAATAGTTGTTGGTCTTGGTAGGTGCTTGTACATCTCACTCTTATCATATCCCCACAGAAAATAGTCACAAGGTGGAAGGTCAGGCGATCGTGCTGGCATTCTCATATCACCATGCAAAGAAATCAAATTAGTTAATTAAAATAGGTCCTTGCAAAACCGCCTTTTCCTCCTAAAAAAGTAAGGAGTCCAATCTGCAAAACTCTCTCTAGGGCTACTTTCTGTCCAGTACCGAAAAGTTCGACCATTGACAAAACCAGATACATGGAAATGAGCTTCGTGACTGCGTGGTAGTCAGAACATCATTAGCAAAAACATTTTCAGTTACAGATTCTCTGTGAGTGAGAAAACATTCCACAATAAATGCACGGTGTTTACCCGTTCAAGTCATA containing:
- the LOC120343230 gene encoding TGF-beta receptor type-2-like isoform X2, which produces MGKHIKLNVGILSVLILFSLPYMTVSMGCLSCEESDAQCNVTHCYTQKCEQTDTCEGTCLLTVSLKPNQQDTAFTMCMNETNIASVYGEEDLGPTCIQSREPNYIAEENFSTVSCTCQSDNCNSNIVLMKIEPPTDAKEKDADITATLASGIAVGVVLVVAIILLFRLIVVRRRKLSDEKEKQAMAGAGQSRFSADSSSLLESAWDEMGKHSCSTYKYSNSVSSHYSRGSKGNALNQNDQHLPIEKSKIIGRGRFAEVWKAKLQQDNQTSKVISVKVFRLPNYGAWRQEKEILSERWMKHENIIEYYASEQHSSRGRLQYWLITAYYSKGNLQEFLRNNSLNWNEFCDMSASIARGLAYLHEEHDLDGHEKFPVAHRDVKSCNILVKDDGVSCVLADFGLSLKLDPSLSRDELANAGQVGTSRYMAPELLEKLVNLADIEMFKRVDMYAFSLVMWELATRCDVIDGMLRPYQPPFGDRITDHPSKEQILLLVCRSKLRPEIRPEWRAHTGLAKYIDTMTECWDSEPEARLTASCVHERILGIRNEECIAEVPLSPKEVEALQKEVIGENEANEMTELISTVV
- the LOC120343230 gene encoding TGF-beta receptor type-2-like isoform X1; translated protein: MGKHIKLNVGILSVLILFSLPYMTVSMGCLSCEESDAQCNVTHCYTQKCEQTDTCEGTCLLTVSLKPNQQDTAFTMCMNETNIASVYGEEDLGPTCIQSREPNYIAEENFSTVSCTCQSDNCNSNIVLMKIEPPTDAKEEKDADITATLASGIAVGVVLVVAIILLFRLIVVRRRKLSDEKEKQAMAGAGQSRFSADSSSLLESAWDEMGKHSCSTYKYSNSVSSHYSRGSKGNALNQNDQHLPIEKSKIIGRGRFAEVWKAKLQQDNQTSKVISVKVFRLPNYGAWRQEKEILSERWMKHENIIEYYASEQHSSRGRLQYWLITAYYSKGNLQEFLRNNSLNWNEFCDMSASIARGLAYLHEEHDLDGHEKFPVAHRDVKSCNILVKDDGVSCVLADFGLSLKLDPSLSRDELANAGQVGTSRYMAPELLEKLVNLADIEMFKRVDMYAFSLVMWELATRCDVIDGMLRPYQPPFGDRITDHPSKEQILLLVCRSKLRPEIRPEWRAHTGLAKYIDTMTECWDSEPEARLTASCVHERILGIRNEECIAEVPLSPKEVEALQKEVIGENEANEMTELISTVV